GGTTTGAAAGCCAATAGTCATACATGAAGGTTATGAACGTAAAGATCTTGAACAATGATGTCAACAGGCATCCATTCGTTGATCGAGAAACAAGAAGCCACGTAACACATGGAAGCTCACAATCGCCATGCCACACGATCAAGCCATTCACAGTTTGACTAAGACATTGTGCCGGCGATCCTTTTCTCTGATCTTGTTCGTTTTTTTCTCGTTATCCAACTTAACGCTACCGGCTCTTAACGAGGCGTCGGCTGCGGCCCCCTCAGACAACTGTGTCAGATCCGCATATCCCATCCTGATTCACGTACATGGACTTCGCAATGCACAGGGGTCGATCAAGGCAAAACTCTATGGAGAGAATCCAGAGGAATTTCTTGTCACGGGGAAAAAGCTCGATTCAAAACGGGAATCAGTCAACCAGCCTGTTACCATCGTCTGCCTACAAGCCCCGCAACCCGGCATCTATGCCATTGTCGTACATCACGACGAAAACAGCAATAAGAAATTAGACCGAAATTGGATCGGAATTCCCAAAGAAGGTGTCGGTTTTTCGAATAATCCAGAATTGTTTCTAGCTGCACCTGAATTTCACGATGTGACATTTCACGTCGTGGATGGCACGACGAAATTAGATATTACGATCCAATATTAGCCATTAGACAAATTGACTGTTTTAGCTTTCTTAAGGCCTGTATCCCCTTTTATCACTCGTCTAATTTTTTTTCGACCTTCACGCGCCAGCATCCAACTTGTTTGCCTCCACATGTTGGCATCACTTGGGGCTGCTTTCAATGCTCGCCCTAACAACTTCAGGGCCCATGACCACTCATCTAGCCGGAACAACATTTTAGCCCCGCGGACATATTCACACGCCTTGACCCAGTGTTTCACGTTTGGTCCAAATTCATCAAAACATCCGGACAGTTCCGTCGAGACTGGCTTCAATCCCCAGGAAGACGTTTCTTGCACGAACTCACAGGGGACTGAATTTGTTCGCCGGCCCCGAAAATTTGCGATTGCCCGCTCATACAATTGGCTCAAACGTTCTTTCGTGTGCTCCCATGATCGTTCTTGAATGACCGTCGCTCGTGCCGCTTGACCTATTTGTTGTCCAAGTGCTCGATTACCTATGAGTTCCAACGTCCTGTCAACAAAGAGATCGGGACGATCAAAAGGGACGATCCATCCGTTTTGTCCATGCTCTACTAAATCCAACGCCGCTCCAACCGGCGTTGACAGACATGGAATGCCACTGGCCATCGCTTCAAGAAGCGGGACAGGACCTCCTTCGACGCGAGACGTGACCCAATAGACATCAAGCGCTCTATATGACCTCGCCACACTCCCATGATCGAGTTGGTAGGGAATATGAACCGAATGAATCTGTTCTTGATTCAATCGTCGAACCAGAGCCTTCCATCCTGGACCAACGATTAAAGCCACCAGATTCGCGCACCTCTTCTGCATCTTTTTGAGCCCGCTCACTAAACAATCCATGCCCTTTCTTCCGTCATTATCACTCGTGCGTCTGCCAGAGAATCCTATCACCACCGCATCATCAGGAATTTTCAGCATGCGTCGAGTATCGCCGCGCTCAAGCCGTGTGGCTGGATGAAACGCCTGGTGGTCGACGGCAAAAGGGACTACACTGACTTTCTCCTTTGGAAAACCTCGATCTAATACATAGTGCTGCCATTGCCCAGATACCGTCATAATGGCATCCGCATCATCGAGAAACCGGACATGCGTACTCGAATCGACATGATGAAGCGTCACCGCGACAGGCACGCGACCGCAAAATGGCTCCATCGTCTTGGTGTTCAAGAAGTGGACAACATCAAACGATAGAGGAAATCGTCCAAATCGCCACAGAAACTGTCTGACCATGTATTGCGATGCGATGATCGCCTCGATACGTGGATTGTCCGTTACAACGTGCCTGGCAAAATTCCCGGTCGCCCAATACAACGAATCGACCAGAAGCAGGACACGAAGCTTGCGATGGTCGGACATGGTCGGTTGCATGGGTTCTCTTAAAATGACTCAGCTTGACGACATAGACCAGACAGGTATGGTCAGGTGTTGCCAGAAACAATTTCTCTACAGTGGAGACGAGCGTGGCTCCGCGGACGACCGATCCACCACGATCGCCGCTGCCCCATGCTCTAAGCGGTATACTCGATCGGCCGCTTCAATTAAGCCCGTTTGATGCGATATGGCAAGAATCGTCATCCCCCCCCGAAGATCCCGCAAGGTTTGGCAGATCGCCGCTTCGGTTTCCGAATCGAGAGCGCTCGTCGCTTCATCTAAGATCAGGAGCTTGGGTCGCTGAGCTAAAGCTCGAGCAATGGCGATTCGCTGCCTTTGCCCGCCAGAAAGACGACTGCCATGCTCCCCGACCGAACTATGGGCACCTTCCGGCAAATCTTGAACGAATGCCCAAGCCCCCGCTGCACGTAGCGCATATTCAACGTCTTGGTCTTGTAAATCTGGATCTCCTAACGTCACGTTCCGGTAGACGGAATCGTGCAGGAGTAATGTTTCTTGCGGAACATAACCGATCATCTTCCTCCATGCCCTGAGATCAATCTGGCTCAATGGCTGATCATCAAGCAGCACCTCTCCCCTCTGAGGTCGAATCAACCCGATGGCTAAATCCACGACGGTTGTTTTGCCTACTCCCGACGGGCCAACGATAGACGTGAAATACCCGGCAGGAATCGTCAGAGACAAATCCTCAAAAATCGTTCGCTTGTCATAGGCAAACGTCACGTGCTCAACCCGGAGGCAATCGTCAAGCGTCGGCGTCTGGATTCCAGACGTATTTTCACGCGCGCGCTCTGCCTGTTCGATCGTGTCGCGCAAGGACCAATAAGCGCTTTCAAACACCACCATCTCCTGGTACTGGCGTTGCACTTTTCCGAGTCGGCTGAGCATTTGCGCTAACAACAAAACCAGAACCATGACCGTGGCAAACGGCATTTCCCATTTGACCAATGCGACATACAACCCAATCGCGACGAGAATCGTCAGCATCGGTTCTTGAGAAGCTCGTAGGGCTTCTCGACTCATGACTTGCCGTCGAATGGCTTTGTTTAATTTTTTCGTCTCTGATTCTAAGAGAGAACTGAAAAGCGCCTCCCGCGCCATGGCTTTCAAAGGCTTCACTGAACGAAGACTATCAGTCATCACGGAAAGCAAAGACTTCAACAGTTTGGTTTGTCTTCGGCCAGCCCGCTTGGCTATCCTGATTAACTTATTGAGGACGAATAGGAGGCACAGACTCGCGCTGATCGCGGTTAAGGTGACTTTCCACGAGACTAAAAACGCCACACAAGTATACACAAACACCTGGATTGACACCGCGGTAACATTGGCCGCGAAATGATAGGCACTGGCGGATCGTTGGGCTTCAGTCGCGACGGCATTGACCAGCGTTCCAGCGGGCTGCCGCACGTAGTATTCCCATTTCGTATTCAAGAGCGCCCGGAGAAGCGCCAACCGTTGATCCGTGGCAACATGCGCCATCGTATAGCCGACTTGCCGGTTGGCTAACAAGAGAAACACATTCTTGAGCAAAATGCCGAATACAATGACCACGAGAAGGGCACCCAGGGAAGGGGAGAATCCCATTCGAGTCAAGCCATCCAGGATTAACTGCCCTGGCCCAGCTTCGGTTGCCACTTGTCCCTGGCCCCCACCACTTGACTGAGAAGACTGACTGTTAATCGCGGTACTCAAGAGTGGAAGAAGGGTGGATAAACTTAACCCTTCCATGATTCCGGCAATCAACAACGAAAGGAGAGTGAG
The genomic region above belongs to Nitrospirales bacterium and contains:
- a CDS encoding DUF2141 domain-containing protein, which translates into the protein MPHDQAIHSLTKTLCRRSFSLILFVFFSLSNLTLPALNEASAAAPSDNCVRSAYPILIHVHGLRNAQGSIKAKLYGENPEEFLVTGKKLDSKRESVNQPVTIVCLQAPQPGIYAIVVHHDENSNKKLDRNWIGIPKEGVGFSNNPELFLAAPEFHDVTFHVVDGTTKLDITIQY
- a CDS encoding glycosyltransferase family 4 protein, which encodes MQPTMSDHRKLRVLLLVDSLYWATGNFARHVVTDNPRIEAIIASQYMVRQFLWRFGRFPLSFDVVHFLNTKTMEPFCGRVPVAVTLHHVDSSTHVRFLDDADAIMTVSGQWQHYVLDRGFPKEKVSVVPFAVDHQAFHPATRLERGDTRRMLKIPDDAVVIGFSGRRTSDNDGRKGMDCLVSGLKKMQKRCANLVALIVGPGWKALVRRLNQEQIHSVHIPYQLDHGSVARSYRALDVYWVTSRVEGGPVPLLEAMASGIPCLSTPVGAALDLVEHGQNGWIVPFDRPDLFVDRTLELIGNRALGQQIGQAARATVIQERSWEHTKERLSQLYERAIANFRGRRTNSVPCEFVQETSSWGLKPVSTELSGCFDEFGPNVKHWVKACEYVRGAKMLFRLDEWSWALKLLGRALKAAPSDANMWRQTSWMLAREGRKKIRRVIKGDTGLKKAKTVNLSNG
- a CDS encoding ABC transporter ATP-binding protein/permease; translation: MSLLLAFGRAYPWASFLTLLSLLIAGIMEGLSLSTLLPLLSTAINSQSSQSSGGGQGQVATEAGPGQLILDGLTRMGFSPSLGALLVVIVFGILLKNVFLLLANRQVGYTMAHVATDQRLALLRALLNTKWEYYVRQPAGTLVNAVATEAQRSASAYHFAANVTAVSIQVFVYTCVAFLVSWKVTLTAISASLCLLFVLNKLIRIAKRAGRRQTKLLKSLLSVMTDSLRSVKPLKAMAREALFSSLLESETKKLNKAIRRQVMSREALRASQEPMLTILVAIGLYVALVKWEMPFATVMVLVLLLAQMLSRLGKVQRQYQEMVVFESAYWSLRDTIEQAERARENTSGIQTPTLDDCLRVEHVTFAYDKRTIFEDLSLTIPAGYFTSIVGPSGVGKTTVVDLAIGLIRPQRGEVLLDDQPLSQIDLRAWRKMIGYVPQETLLLHDSVYRNVTLGDPDLQDQDVEYALRAAGAWAFVQDLPEGAHSSVGEHGSRLSGGQRQRIAIARALAQRPKLLILDEATSALDSETEAAICQTLRDLRGGMTILAISHQTGLIEAADRVYRLEHGAAAIVVDRSSAEPRSSPL